A genomic segment from Diospyros lotus cultivar Yz01 chromosome 5, ASM1463336v1, whole genome shotgun sequence encodes:
- the LOC127801203 gene encoding lysine-rich arabinogalactan protein 18-like, translating into MDRNAVYTVAIICIIVSCVGGQSPAASPKASPAPQTTTPTAPTASPPISTASPTSSPTAAPPTSASSPPVSTPPTSTPAPASPPPTTPPPATPPPATPPTSTPPSPPLAVPPSAPLASPPTATPALAPSKETTSPAPSPLALSLPSPPAGSPAPSIGGATAPAPSASDESGVEKLWAREKMMVGSLMTGWGLLLLF; encoded by the exons ATGGATCGCAACGCCGTTTATACCGTAGCTATTATATGCATTATAGTTTCCTGCGTCGGAGGCCAGTCCCCGGCCGCATCTCCGAAGGCTAGCCCGGCGCCACAGACGACTACTCCCACTGCTCCCACAGCATCTCCTCCTATTTCCACTGCCTCTCCAACCTCGTCTCCCACGGCCGCGCCGCCTACTTCGGCCTCATCTCCGCCGGTTTCTACTCCTCCTACGTCTACTCCAGCACCAGCTTCACCTCCGCCAACCACTCCGCCTCCAGCAACTCCACCTCCGGCTACTCCGCCAACGTCTACTCCTCCATCTCCTCCGCTTGCTGTTCCTCCATCTGCGCCTCTCGCCTCCCCGCCTACGGCCACTCCGGCACTTGCTCCAAGCAAGGAAACAACATCGCCGGCGCCTTCTCCACTGGCACTGAGCCTTCCGTCGCCTCCGGCGGGATCACCGGCGCCGAGTATCGGCGGTGCTACAGCTCCTGCGCCATCTGCGTCCGATGAG AGTGGAGTTGAGAAGCTGTGGGCaagggagaagatgatggtTGGGAGCTTGATGACTGGATGGGGTCTCCTTTTGCTGTTCTAA
- the LOC127800982 gene encoding upstream activation factor subunit spp27-like, with translation MAIPLGVCPSTFFAGETASLAKPSSLSSLRFRFQSLPPPSQVSLRAVSVVTTATASKPATDTRKREPRGITKPRRVSPEMQAFLGGISEIPRTQALKEIWAHIKQHNLQDPQNKKIIVCDEKLKSIFGGRERVGFLEIAGLISPHFLK, from the exons ATGGCGATTCCGCTGGGCGTGTGTCCGTCGACCTTCTTCGCTGGCGAAACGGCGTCGTTGGCCAAGCCGTCGTCGCTGTCTTCTCTCCGGTTCAGGTTCCAGTcccttcctcctccttctcaGGTCAGCCTCCGTGCGGTCTCCGTGGTGACGACGGCCACGGCCTCGAAGCCGGCGACGGATACCCGCAAGAGGGAGCCGAGAGGCATCACCAAGCCCCGGCGAGTGTCGCCGGAAATGCAAGCGTTTCTCGGCGGCATCTCTGAGATTCCTCGCACCCAAGCCCTCAAGGAGATTTGGGCTCACATCAAGCAGCACAATCTTCAG GATCCTCAAAACAAGAAGATCATTGTATGCGACGAAAAGCTGAAGAGCATTTTTGGAGGGAGAGAACGCGTCGGGTTTCTTGAAATTGCTGGATTGATTAGTCCTCACTTCCTTAAGTAA
- the LOC127802828 gene encoding pentatricopeptide repeat-containing protein At5g02860, which translates to MADKLALPLLVPSPPPPKPPFFQDQNPQTHQPPKPPLSPLLQDHLLRHNNHRPPTGSRFIPRTRRRIGKNRDPNRGQPWSHHRLSPGGQQTFQTLIAPDFDTAQFDETLLKLFNSDPKLSLETLSFDILGIVKGLGYYKKSELALRLFEWVRNREDWEILLNGSSLAVIISFLGKEGKVTAAASLLHNLHKGGFALDVYAYTSLISAYASNGRYREAVMVFDKMGEEGCKPTLITYNVILNVYGKMGMAWNRIMGVFEGMKRSGVGPDAYTYNTLIACCRRGALYEEANKVFEEMRLAGFLPDKVTYNALLDVYGKSRRPQEAMEVLREMEVNGFSPSVVTYNSLISAYARNGLLDEATLLKSQMVEKGIKPDVFTYTTLLSGFEKAGKDESAMRVFREMRSMGSNPNICTFNALIKMRGNRGNFTEMMKVFDDIKMCGCTPDIVTWNTLLAVFGQNGMDTEVSGVFKEMKRAGFVAERDTFNTLISAYSRCGSFDQAMVVYQRMLDAGVTPDLSTYNAVLAALARGGLWEQSEKVLAEMKDGRCKPNELTYSSLLHAYANGKEIGRMQTLAEEIYSGAIEPHSVLLKTLVLVNSKRDLLMEAEQAFLELRRKGSCLDITILNSMVSIYGRRQMIAKANHILNFMTENGFTPTLTTYNSLMYMYSRSGNFEKSEEILRDILAKGIKPDVISYNTVIFAYCRNGQMREASRLFTEMKELGLIPDVITYNTFVASYAADAMFVEAIDVVRYMLKHGCKPNQSTYNSIVDRYCKLNRHDEATMFINNLRKIDPHVSKEEECRLSERLLKK; encoded by the coding sequence ATGGCAGATAAGCTAGCTCTCCCTCTTCTAGTTCCCAGCCCCCCGCCTCCCAAACCACCCTTCTTTCAGGACCAAAACCCTCAAACCCACCAACCGCCAAAACCTCCGCTCTCCCCTCTCCTCCAAGACCACCTCCTCCGCCACAACAACCACCGCCCACCGACCGGAAGCCGCTTCATCCCCAGAACGCGACGGCGTATTGGCAAGAACCGCGACCCAAATAGAGGCCAGCCCTGGTCTCACCACCGCCTCTCCCCCGGAGGTCAGCAAACTTTCCAAACTCTAATCGCCCCTGATTTTGATACTGCCCAATTCGATGAAACGCTGCTCAAATTGTTCAATTCAGATCCGAAATTATCTTTAGAGACGctttcttttgatattttgggCATAGTTAAGGGTTTAGGGTATTACAAGAAATCCGAGTTGGCATTGAGGCTGTTCGAGTGGGTTCGGAACCGTGAAGACTGGGAAATTCTGTTAAATGGGTCGTCTCTTGCTGTGATTATAAGTTTTCTTGGTAAAGAGGGTAAGGTTACTGCAGCGGCTTCTTTGCTGCATAATTTACACAAAGGTGGTTTTGCTCTTGATGTTTATGCATATACTTCTTTGATAAGTGCCTATGCTAGTAATGGGAGGTACAGAGAAGCAGTGATGGTGTTCGATAAAATGGGGGAAGAGGGTTGTAAACCTACCCTGATTACTTACAATGTGATTTTGAATGTGTATGGGAAAATGGGTATGGCATGGAATAGAATTATGGGTGTGTTTGAGGGGATGAAGAGGTCTGGGGTTGGTCCCGATGCATATACTTATAATACTCTTATAGCTTGCTGTCGACGAGGGGCACTATATGAGGAAGCTAATAAGGTTTTTGAGGAGATGAGGTTGGCGGGATTTCTGCCCGACAAGGTTACTTACAATGCGTTGTTGGATGTGTATGGGAAGTCTAGGCGTCCCCAAGAAGCCATGGAGGTTCTGCGGGAGATGGAGGTCAATGGGTTTTCACCTAGTGTTGTAACTTATAATTCATTGATATCGGCTTATGCTAGGAATGGCTTACTTGATGAGGCAACGCTGTTAAAGTCCCAAATGGTGGAAAAAGGCATTAAGCCTGATGTATTTACGTATACTACTCTGTTGTCGGGATTTGAGAAGGCTGGTAAGGATGAGTCGGCAATGAGGGTTTTCAGGGAGATGAGGAGTATGGGTAGTAACCCAAATATCTGCACTTTTAATGCACTTATTAAGATGCGTGGGAACAGAGGAAACTTCACAGAGATGATGAAAGTTTTTGATGATATCAAGATGTGTGGATGTACCCCTGATATTGTCACGTGGAATACTCTTCTTGCAGTATTTGGGCAGAATGGGATGGATACAGAAGTGTCGGGAGTCTTCAAGGAAATGAAGAGAGCAGGTTTTGTAGCTGAGAGGGATACTTTTAACACCTTAATCAGCGCTTACAGTCGCTGTGGATCTTTTGATCAAGCCATGGTTGTTTATCAGAGAATGTTGGATGCAGGAGTTACTCCAGACCTCTCCACCTATAATGCTGTTTTAGCTGCACTGGCACGGGGTGGACTATGGGAACAGTCTGAGAAAGTACTTGCCGAGATGAAGGATGGTAGATGCAAACCCAATGAATTAACATACAGTTCTTTGCTGCATGCTTATGCCAATGGAAAGGAAATTGGACGGATGCAAACTCTTGCAGAAGAAATATACTCTGGTGCAATAGAACCCCATTCTGTGCTATTAAAAACCCTTGTTCTAGTCAATAGCAAGAGAGACCTTTTGATGGAAGCAGAACAAGCTTTCTTGGAATTGAGAAGAAAAGGTTCATGTCTTGACATAACTATTCTGAACTCCATGGTTTCAATTTATGGTCGGAGGCAGATGATTGCCAAAGCCAATCATATACTGAACTTCATGACTGAAAATGGATTTACTCCTACCTTGACGACTTATAATAGCTTGATGTACATGTACAGCCGGTCTGGCAACTTTGAAAAGTCTGAAGAAATACTGAGGGATATATTAGCAAAAGGAATTAAACCTGATGTAATTTCATACAACACTGTTATTTTTGCATATTGCAGAAATGGTCAGATGAGAGAAGCATCACGGCTATTCACTGAAATGAAAGAATTGGGTCTTATCCCGGATGTGATCACGTACAATACTTTTGTTGCAAGTTATGCTGCCGATGCCATGTTTGTTGAGGCAATTGATGTGGTTCGATACATGCTCAAACATGGCTGTAAACCAAACCAGAGCACCTACAACTCCATTGTTGATAGGTATTGTAAGCTCAACCGTCATGATGAGGCAACAATGTTTATCAATAACCTTCGCAAGATTGATCCACATGTTTCTAAGGAAGAGGAATGTAGATTGTCAGAACGCTTGTTGAAGAAATAG
- the LOC127802256 gene encoding protein FAR1-RELATED SEQUENCE 5-like, translating into MSDIEGNHIVLAESLEDNEETFVTNDEITKENECPALNDSLPEEDSDLIPKVGMKFNEEKDVFEFYKRYASHVGFPVKRMSSRKGDDGVLRYVGYACSREGKRNITASTSLKPQPTVQLGCKARISACSDVLGTWRITIVHLEHNHKTSPTKSRLYRCNRQLSEHVKRQLEVNDIARIPLHKSYNSAVVEASGYENLTFVEKDCKNYIDQVRRLRLGEGDAAAIQAYFSKMQAFCPSFYFSVDLDEEGRLKNIFWADNRCKQAFKEFGDVVTFDTTYLTNRYDMPFAPFVGVNHHGQSTLFGCGIISNEDTRTFMWLFRTWLECMEDQAPARIITDQDRAMQNAIEIVFPNTKHRWCLWHILKKLTEKFGNHSCKAHILSGVHDAMYESQSPGEFEQAWNSMIEKYALQDNDWLSGLYKERGRWVPCFVKTSFWTRMSTTQRSEGMNAFFDGYVHSKTSLKQFVEQYERAMRCKVEKEFQADVRSFSQMVPCASRYAIEKQFQEVYTIAKFKEFQEKLTGKMYCSIVSIEEGPLDTRYEVREDIIIDERIKEKKNSIIFEKERCDIVCSCHMFKFKGIICRHAGTVLIQNGVKLIPERYILRRWRRDASRSYMRVKINYNDWISTPSQLRYDQLCTAFAKVADLVANDEEQTRATMEWIQSQLNALNRSNANTSYGSNIYVQHSVQEQVRSCGEATTASSKQIMDPICSQRKGAPRKLRKKGPLETRSKKAKVGSSKSNQGNASSQNIIKDAQAFNHAFSQSQDAQYQALPPITHSQQLMDFQGRWLKVNSVVEKQPRDSGYGYGAGSVGYGANGGEHNFNGYGQGQPWA; encoded by the exons ATGAGTGATATag aagGAAATCATATTGTGCTCGCGGAATCATTAGAAGATAATGAGGAAACTTTTGTTACTAATGATGAAATTACCAAAGAAAATGAGTGTCCTGCGTTAAACGACTCATTGCCAGAAGAAGACAGTGATCTTATCCCTAAGGTTGGAATGAAGTTCAATGAGGAGAAGGACGTTTTTGAGTTTTACAAAAGATATGCGTCCCATGTGGGTTTTCCCGTGAAAAGAATGAGTTCGAGGAAGGGTGATGATGGGGTACTAAGATATGTGGGATATGCATGTAGCCGAGAAGGCAAAAGAAATATTACAGCTAGCACCTCTCTGAAGCCTCAACCAACTGTTCAGTTAGGGTGTAAAGCCAGGATATCAGCATGTTCAGATGTTTTAGGAACATGGCGAATAACCATTGTCCATCTTGAGCATAACCATAAAACAAGTCCAACCAAATCTAGGTTATATCGATGCAACAGACAATTAAGTGAACATGTGAAGCGACAGCTTGAAGTTAATGATATAGCTAGAATTCCATTACACAAAAGTTATAACTCAGCTGTTGTTGAAGCTAGTGGATATGAGAACCTGACGTTTGTGGAAAAGGATTGCAAGAATTATATTGATCAGGTGAGGAGATTAAGACTTGGGGAAGGAGATGCTGCTGCTATTCAAGCTTACTTTTCGAAGATGCAAGCTTTTTGTCCgagtttttattttagtgtggatttggatgaagaGGGTCGATTGAAGAATATTTTTTGGGCTGATAATAGGTGTAAACAAGCATTCAAGGAATTTGGCGATGTTGTCACATTTGACACCACATACCTGACCAATAGGTACGACATGCCATTTGCTCCATTTGTTGGTGTAAATCACCACGGACAGTCGACACTGTTTGGATGTGGTATAATTTCCAACGAGGACACCAGGACTTTCATGTGGTTGTTTAGGACATGGCTTGAGTGTATGGAGGATCAGGCTCCTGCAAGAATAATCACTGATCAAGATAGGGCCATGCAAAATGCTATTGAAATTGTCTTCCCTAACACTAAGCATAGATGGTGTCTGTGGCATATATTAAAGAAGTTGACTGAAAAGTTTGGGAACCATAGCTGTAAGGCACATATTCTTTCGGGCGTACATGACGCGATGTATGAATCACAAAGTCCTGGTGAATTCGAGCAAGCCTGGAATTCAATGATTGAGAAATATGCATTACAAGACAATGATTGGTTGTCTGGACTTTACAAAGAAAGAGGTCGATGGGTCCCATGTTTCGTGAAAACCAGTTTTTGGACAAGGATGTCGACAACGCAACGGAGTGAGGGTATGAACGCATTCTTTGATGGATATGTACACTCGAAAACCTCGTTGAagcaatttgttgaacaatatgagcGGGCAATGAGGTGTAAAGTTGAGAAGGAGTTTCAGGCCGACGTACGGTCATTCTCTCAGATGGTCCCATGTGCATCGAGGTATGCCATCGAGAAACAATTTCAAGAAGTGTACACAATCGCAAAATTCAAGGAGTTTCAAGAAAAGTTAACTGGGAAGATGTATTGCTCGATTGTGTCTATTGAAGAGGGACCGTTGGATACGAGGTATGAGGTGCGAGAAGATATCATAATTGATGAaagaataaaggagaaaaaaaattcgattatttttgagaaagaaagatgtGATATTGTTTGCAGTTGTCACATGTTTAAGTTTAAGGGAATAATTTGTAGACATGCAGGCACAGTATTGATCCAAAATGGTGTCAAATTAATTCCTGAGAGGTATATCTTACGGCGATGGAGGAGGGATGCCAGTAGATCCTACATGAGGGTCAAGATCAATTACAATGATTGGATTAGTACGCCTAGCCAGCTAAGATACGATCAACTGTGCACTGCGTTTGCCAAGGTAGCAGACTTGGTAGCAAACGACGAAGAACAGACCCGTGCAACTATGGAGTGGATCCAATCTCAATTGAATGCATTGAACAGATCGAATGCAAATACAAGCTATGGGAGTAATATATACGTTCAACACAGTGTGCAAGAACAAGTTCGTAGTTGTGGAGAGGCAACAACAGCTTCAAGCAAACAAATAATGGATCCAATATGCTCACAGAGAAAGGGAGCCCCCAGGAAGCTTCGCAAGAAGGGCCCATTGGAAACACGTAGCAAGAAAGCGAAG GTGGGAtcctcaaaatcaaaccaaGGCAATGCCTCGAGTCAAAATATTATCAAAGATGCTCAAGCATTCAATCATGCTTTTTCACAATCACAAGATGCACAGTATCAAGCGCTTCCACCAATCACCCACTCACAACAATTGATG GATTTTCAGGGTCGATGGTTGAAAGTGAATTCCGTTGTAGAGAAGCAGCCTCGCGATAGTGGTTATGGTTACGGTGCTGGTAGTGTAGGTTATGGAGCCAATGGTGGGGAGCACAACTTCAATGGATATGGTCAGGGCCAGCCCTGGGCATAG